The following coding sequences are from one Microbacterium wangchenii window:
- a CDS encoding ABC transporter substrate-binding protein: MITAVRRKAIRRHSLLLVASVAAGALALSGCAGGGAAPDATDAGAGEGEVVDLGSMTVVTFLPLESFSFTPEMFAYSGGYFEKHGLDVQLQPVQGTSAAIQSLLGGATTLTRASTVDVFPPMEDGQPIRAVGTMAYKSNLRMISVEDDPIESPADMEGKTIGMGSVGGTSEKLLDLTLDDAGIAADSVTRQAVPVTAATLEVVRQGQLDGYIVSLDTSLAIGQQNDDAVVDHAGLGDAPDIQTWITTEANLQDEKKVAQIEAFLAAIQEAVQDVIDDAPNDFANVLKTLRDSGDWSFPALADDEVAADALEIYTTQTWVDADGGVSLLENNHEAWTTTYDTYVAAGLLEGGQDPAEWIIDDHVPAE; this comes from the coding sequence ATGATCACAGCAGTCCGCCGAAAGGCCATCCGACGTCACTCTCTGCTTCTCGTCGCCTCCGTGGCCGCCGGCGCGCTCGCCCTCTCGGGCTGCGCGGGCGGCGGCGCGGCACCGGACGCCACCGACGCCGGCGCCGGCGAGGGAGAAGTGGTGGACCTGGGGAGCATGACCGTCGTCACCTTCCTGCCGCTGGAATCCTTCAGCTTCACCCCCGAGATGTTCGCGTACTCGGGCGGGTACTTCGAGAAGCACGGCCTGGACGTGCAGCTGCAGCCGGTGCAGGGCACCTCCGCGGCGATCCAGTCGCTGCTGGGCGGTGCGACCACCCTCACTCGCGCGAGCACCGTCGATGTCTTCCCGCCGATGGAGGATGGTCAGCCCATCCGCGCCGTCGGTACGATGGCGTACAAGTCGAACCTGCGCATGATCTCCGTCGAGGACGATCCCATCGAGTCCCCGGCCGACATGGAGGGCAAGACGATCGGGATGGGCTCGGTGGGAGGCACCAGCGAGAAGCTGCTGGATCTCACCCTGGACGACGCGGGCATCGCCGCGGACTCGGTGACCCGTCAAGCGGTGCCGGTGACGGCGGCGACCCTCGAGGTCGTGCGCCAGGGGCAGCTGGACGGCTACATCGTGAGCCTCGACACGTCGCTCGCGATCGGGCAGCAGAACGACGACGCCGTCGTCGACCACGCGGGCCTGGGCGACGCGCCCGACATCCAGACGTGGATCACCACCGAAGCCAACCTCCAGGACGAGAAGAAGGTCGCCCAGATCGAGGCGTTCCTCGCCGCGATCCAGGAAGCGGTGCAGGACGTCATCGACGACGCGCCGAACGATTTCGCCAATGTCCTGAAGACCCTCCGCGACAGCGGAGACTGGAGCTTCCCCGCCCTGGCGGACGACGAGGTCGCTGCCGACGCGCTGGAGATCTACACGACGCAGACCTGGGTGGACGCGGACGGCGGGGTCTCCCTGCTGGAGAACAACCACGAGGCGTGGACCACGACGTATGACACGTACGTGGCAGCGGGCCTGCTCGAGGGCGGGCAGGACCCCGCGGAGTGGATCATCGACGACCACGTCCCGGCCGAGTGA
- a CDS encoding aconitase X swivel domain-containing protein, with protein MIELTGRGIVGGVVRAAALVTAEPISGFGGIDVATGTVIEPRHELFGVCFTGRILVFPGAKGSSGWSSFFQSTRLMGTAPAGMVFDVVTTKAVLGAILTRVPTVVGAQPVPHRTIRTGDTVEVDGTAGRIRVWPAADGSIE; from the coding sequence GTGATCGAGCTGACCGGGCGGGGGATCGTGGGCGGCGTGGTGCGTGCCGCCGCGCTCGTCACCGCGGAGCCCATCTCGGGCTTCGGGGGGATCGATGTCGCCACCGGCACCGTGATCGAACCGCGACACGAACTGTTCGGCGTCTGCTTCACCGGTCGCATCCTCGTCTTCCCCGGCGCGAAGGGGTCGTCGGGGTGGTCCAGCTTCTTCCAGAGCACGCGCCTGATGGGGACGGCACCGGCGGGGATGGTCTTCGACGTGGTGACGACCAAGGCCGTCCTGGGCGCCATCCTCACGCGCGTACCGACCGTGGTGGGGGCCCAGCCCGTCCCGCACCGCACGATTCGCACCGGCGACACCGTGGAGGTCGACGGCACTGCAGGGCGCATCCGCGTGTGGCCTGCGGCCGACGGTTCCATTGAGTGA
- a CDS encoding aconitase X produces the protein MRLSEQEKRMRDGEEGDAVAAAMDLLIRYGDALGAERLVETRNVAGTMTQPSPAKAALVAEGGWERAFAVINLDSDRTLDIPPMRVPTCQLQHGFGADAQGLTPYPVENIRMQEDAESYFTDRGVTVLATCTPYQVGNVPARDEHCAWMESSAVVYANSVLGARTNCEGAASTGAASLTGKIPYWGNHVPENRYATHHVSADIDVDGFREWGMFGYFVGEAVQEARPAVTGRLHAPRDSDLKHFGAATATSGGVEIYHLPGVTPEAPTLEAAFGGRPSPEPIRYGARERTAVYETLNAQGTSTDVDFVLLGCPHASLEQVAEIAGMLEGRRLSTSAQLWVMLPRALAAESLRAGWTRSIMRAGGHVLTDSCPAMSRAAPPGTRVMATDSAKQAHYLPAILGIEAWFGTTAECVEAALTGRWRGELA, from the coding sequence GTGCGCTTGAGCGAGCAGGAGAAGCGGATGCGCGACGGTGAGGAGGGCGACGCCGTCGCAGCCGCGATGGACCTCCTCATCCGCTACGGCGACGCGCTCGGCGCCGAGCGGCTGGTCGAGACGCGCAACGTCGCCGGAACCATGACGCAGCCCTCCCCCGCCAAGGCGGCCCTCGTGGCCGAGGGCGGGTGGGAGCGTGCGTTCGCGGTGATCAACCTCGACTCCGATCGCACCCTCGACATCCCTCCGATGCGGGTGCCGACGTGTCAGCTCCAGCACGGGTTCGGCGCGGATGCGCAGGGGCTCACCCCGTACCCGGTGGAGAACATCCGGATGCAGGAGGATGCGGAGTCGTACTTCACTGATCGCGGCGTGACGGTCCTGGCCACCTGCACCCCCTACCAGGTGGGCAACGTGCCGGCGCGCGACGAGCACTGTGCGTGGATGGAGTCCTCGGCGGTGGTCTATGCGAACTCCGTCCTGGGCGCCCGGACCAATTGCGAAGGGGCCGCGTCCACGGGTGCGGCCTCCCTCACGGGCAAGATCCCCTACTGGGGCAACCATGTCCCCGAGAACCGCTACGCGACCCATCACGTCTCGGCCGACATCGATGTCGACGGCTTCCGCGAATGGGGCATGTTCGGCTATTTCGTCGGCGAGGCGGTTCAGGAAGCGCGGCCGGCGGTCACGGGACGACTGCATGCGCCCCGCGATTCCGATCTCAAGCACTTCGGCGCGGCCACCGCGACCTCCGGTGGCGTCGAGATCTACCACCTCCCCGGCGTCACGCCGGAAGCCCCCACGCTCGAGGCGGCGTTCGGGGGACGTCCGTCCCCGGAACCGATCCGCTACGGCGCACGCGAGCGCACAGCGGTGTACGAGACGCTGAACGCGCAGGGCACCAGCACCGACGTCGATTTCGTGCTGCTCGGGTGCCCGCACGCATCCCTGGAGCAGGTTGCCGAGATCGCCGGGATGCTGGAGGGCCGCCGCCTCAGCACCAGCGCGCAGCTATGGGTCATGCTTCCGCGCGCGCTGGCCGCGGAGTCGCTGCGCGCCGGATGGACGCGCAGCATCATGCGCGCAGGCGGCCACGTGCTGACCGACTCCTGCCCCGCCATGTCGCGGGCAGCTCCCCCGGGAACCCGTGTCATGGCGACGGATTCGGCCAAGCAGGCGCACTACCTCCCGGCGATCCTCGGCATCGAGGCGTGGTTCGGCACGACCGCCGAGTGCGTGGAGGCAGCGCTCACGGGCCGGTGGCGCGGAGAGCTGGCGTGA
- a CDS encoding UGSC family (seleno)protein — MAWQEALLDPTGMAEGAADGTLAPRPVSLKGLRIGLLDNTKPNSTMLLEEIAARLQRDHGAGEATLYTKDYFGTPVAAELLERIASENDLVVTAVGDCGSCSAATVADGILFERAGVPAVAITSDSFLMSGRAMAQVQGFPAFDFTAVGHPMASLSAQEVRERAETVMPEVLRILGVEEG, encoded by the coding sequence ATGGCATGGCAAGAAGCACTCCTGGACCCCACCGGCATGGCGGAGGGCGCCGCAGACGGCACCCTCGCCCCGCGACCGGTCAGCCTGAAGGGTCTTCGCATCGGGCTGCTGGACAACACCAAGCCGAACTCCACGATGCTGCTCGAGGAGATCGCCGCTCGGCTGCAGCGCGACCACGGGGCCGGCGAGGCGACGCTGTACACGAAGGACTACTTCGGCACCCCCGTCGCCGCCGAACTGCTCGAGCGGATCGCGTCCGAGAACGACCTCGTCGTGACAGCGGTCGGCGACTGCGGATCGTGCTCGGCGGCCACGGTGGCCGACGGGATCCTGTTCGAGCGCGCCGGCGTCCCCGCCGTCGCGATCACGTCCGATTCGTTCCTCATGTCGGGGCGGGCCATGGCGCAGGTGCAGGGGTTCCCCGCGTTCGACTTCACCGCGGTGGGCCACCCGATGGCGAGCCTGTCGGCACAGGAGGTGCGCGAGCGCGCGGAGACGGTGATGCCGGAGGTCCTGCGGATCCTCGGCGTGGAGGAAGGATGA
- a CDS encoding zinc-binding dehydrogenase, with the protein MQPPIPATMRAAILAGGAPNLTVREIPTPTPGPDEVLLEVIACGVCHTDLHVMKGEVAFPRPAVLGHEVSGRIVAIGEGTEDAHGFAIGDTVVAGFIMPCRSCRQCRRGRDDLCIEFFRQNRLEGTLFDGHSRLRMPDGSFLAMYSMGGLAEYCVVPISALAALPDTLDPETSCLLGCAGLTSYGAVFRAAEVETGTTVAIIGVGGVGSSLIPMARAAGSTTIVAVDIAADKLEAARELGATVLVNARTEDPVAAVRAATGGVDVAFEALGRAETFGQALAMLAEGGRLVAIGIAPAGTTAEVEITPLVRRGQQIVGSFGGRTRHDLPIVASLAAQGAYDTERLVTRRYRLEDADAAYAALARGEITGRAIITTRREAERETT; encoded by the coding sequence GTGCAGCCACCCATACCCGCGACGATGCGGGCCGCCATCCTCGCCGGCGGCGCCCCGAATCTGACGGTGCGCGAGATCCCGACCCCCACTCCCGGTCCGGACGAGGTCCTGCTCGAAGTGATCGCGTGCGGGGTGTGCCACACCGACCTGCATGTGATGAAGGGTGAGGTCGCCTTCCCCCGGCCGGCGGTGCTCGGGCACGAGGTGAGCGGCCGGATCGTCGCGATCGGCGAGGGGACGGAGGATGCGCACGGCTTCGCGATCGGCGACACGGTCGTGGCCGGGTTCATCATGCCGTGCCGGTCCTGCCGGCAGTGCCGGCGCGGCCGGGATGACCTGTGCATCGAGTTCTTCCGGCAGAACCGGCTGGAGGGGACGCTGTTCGATGGCCACAGCCGCCTCCGCATGCCGGACGGCTCGTTCCTGGCCATGTACTCGATGGGCGGGCTGGCCGAATACTGCGTCGTCCCCATCTCGGCGCTGGCGGCACTCCCCGACACCCTCGATCCGGAGACCTCCTGCCTGCTGGGATGCGCCGGCCTCACCTCCTACGGCGCGGTGTTCCGCGCCGCGGAGGTGGAGACGGGGACCACCGTCGCGATCATCGGCGTCGGCGGGGTGGGCTCGAGCCTCATCCCCATGGCGCGCGCGGCGGGATCCACCACGATCGTCGCGGTGGACATCGCCGCCGACAAGCTGGAGGCGGCGCGCGAACTGGGCGCCACCGTGCTGGTGAACGCCCGTACAGAAGACCCGGTCGCAGCAGTGCGGGCGGCCACAGGAGGCGTGGACGTCGCCTTCGAGGCGCTCGGCCGCGCGGAGACGTTCGGGCAGGCCCTCGCGATGCTCGCAGAGGGCGGCCGCCTCGTGGCCATCGGCATCGCTCCGGCCGGGACGACGGCCGAGGTGGAGATCACTCCCCTGGTGCGCCGGGGACAGCAGATCGTCGGTTCCTTCGGCGGTCGGACGCGGCACGATCTGCCGATCGTCGCCTCCCTCGCCGCGCAGGGCGCCTACGACACCGAGCGGCTGGTGACCCGACGGTACCGGCTGGAGGACGCGGACGCCGCTTATGCGGCGCTGGCTCGCGGGGAGATCACCGGCCGGGCCATCATCACGACCCGCCGGGAGGCGGAAAGGGAGACGACATGA
- a CDS encoding MaoC family dehydratase, with protein sequence MTTEAIALSELSGQKGRELGPSAWHTITQHDIDVYADLTGDDNPIHVDEAAAAASPFGGRIAHGMLTLSMVVRPLREIYRVSGATTGIVYGFDRIRFPAPVPSGSRIRVSGRIAEVEERQDAVQVTLALAFEVDGGGAKPAVVAELVLRHFR encoded by the coding sequence ATGACGACCGAGGCGATCGCGCTTTCAGAGCTGAGCGGGCAGAAGGGGCGGGAGCTGGGCCCCTCCGCGTGGCACACCATCACCCAGCACGACATCGACGTGTACGCCGATCTGACCGGCGATGACAACCCGATCCACGTGGACGAGGCCGCCGCGGCCGCGAGCCCGTTCGGCGGGCGCATCGCGCACGGCATGCTGACCCTGAGCATGGTGGTCCGTCCGCTCAGGGAGATCTACCGCGTCAGCGGCGCCACCACCGGTATCGTCTACGGTTTCGACCGCATCCGCTTTCCCGCCCCTGTGCCCTCCGGCTCGCGCATCCGGGTGAGCGGACGCATCGCCGAGGTCGAGGAGAGGCAGGATGCGGTGCAGGTGACGCTCGCGCTCGCGTTCGAGGTCGACGGTGGTGGCGCCAAGCCCGCCGTCGTGGCCGAGCTCGTGCTGAGGCACTTCCGGTGA
- a CDS encoding SDR family NAD(P)-dependent oxidoreductase, with product MSGVRLDDRVAIVTGAGRSLGRAYARALAEAGAAVVVNDVDAAAADTVVAEITETGGRAVAQAGPVGPASTAQALVERAVTEFGRLDVLVANAGVLRDRVLWKMTDDDFDAVVDTHLRGSFTCGRAAAQHFRDRGEGGRIILVGSPAGQFGSFGQTNYSAVKAGIVAMARTWSLELARAGVTVNTIVPTALSPMTATIPEYAQAYQDHVAGLPIPEHLRRERALGSVDDVAPLVVWLASDRAAHVTGQAIGIGGDRLTLYAHPDVLATDDAPGGWSAEAIDRAWSERFAARAQLSGPPSRREQPA from the coding sequence GTGAGCGGGGTGCGACTGGACGATCGCGTCGCGATCGTCACAGGGGCCGGCCGGAGCCTCGGCCGCGCCTACGCGCGCGCCCTGGCCGAGGCGGGCGCGGCAGTCGTGGTCAACGACGTGGATGCGGCCGCCGCCGACACCGTGGTGGCCGAGATCACCGAGACCGGCGGCAGGGCCGTCGCCCAGGCGGGACCGGTGGGCCCCGCCTCGACCGCGCAGGCGCTGGTCGAGCGGGCGGTGACCGAGTTCGGCCGCCTGGACGTGCTGGTGGCCAATGCCGGCGTGCTGCGGGACCGCGTGCTGTGGAAGATGACCGACGACGACTTCGACGCCGTCGTCGACACGCACCTGCGCGGCTCGTTCACGTGCGGCCGGGCGGCCGCGCAGCACTTCCGGGACCGCGGCGAGGGCGGCCGGATCATCCTGGTCGGCTCTCCGGCGGGGCAGTTCGGCAGCTTCGGGCAGACCAACTACTCCGCGGTCAAGGCGGGGATCGTCGCCATGGCACGCACGTGGTCGCTGGAGCTGGCGCGCGCCGGCGTGACGGTCAACACCATCGTGCCCACCGCCCTCTCCCCCATGACCGCGACCATCCCCGAGTACGCGCAGGCCTACCAGGACCACGTCGCCGGTCTGCCGATCCCCGAGCACCTGCGCCGCGAGCGGGCGCTGGGGTCGGTCGATGACGTCGCGCCGCTCGTGGTCTGGCTGGCCTCGGACCGCGCCGCGCACGTGACCGGGCAGGCGATCGGGATCGGCGGCGACCGGCTCACGCTGTACGCGCACCCGGATGTCCTCGCCACGGACGACGCGCCGGGAGGATGGAGCGCCGAGGCCATCGACCGCGCCTGGTCCGAGCGGTTCGCCGCGAGAGCCCAGCTGTCGGGACCGCCGTCGCGCCGGGAGCAGCCGGCATGA
- a CDS encoding AMP-binding protein, whose product MSGIHYSDLWQGIAAADPDRPAIITRRGTMTYARFAAEAGALARHLRAHGVGVGDAAALLLYNRTEYLTFFWACLAIGAAPVAINYRYRAGEVRALLEDSHAKVLIAPTALGGLAQDAAAGIDPPVALISVDDGGPALAGAVAYADIVAGGGTLPPAAPRGAHLRLYTGGTTGMPKAVVWEMDTLLEARRHSTWGVIGIEPPADLAGAVRVAIDPTTPRVATLPLPPMLHGTAQSMSMGTLALGGTIVLHDEAHLDLAAALHLVHEHRVTRLVVAGDAVALPFVEAVEAEGRGLPHVDSIFSSGMRFSDAVKRRLHAQGDIMIVDLLASSEGGPFAFGTTRSADDLPARFMLTPGTVLLSEDNTEIPLEPGALGILAFRGVLPRGYHGDPEKTARAFPTIGEHRYVVPGDWARARGDGSIELLGRLSAVVNTGGEKVFPAEVEEQLLAHPSVADAVVFGLPHERFGEVVSAMIVPVEDTEIDLDALVSHLDEHLAGYKKPRHFFIRASLERSPTGKVELARVKADASRERDASRQGAR is encoded by the coding sequence ATGAGCGGCATCCACTACAGCGATCTGTGGCAGGGCATCGCGGCCGCCGATCCGGACCGGCCGGCGATCATCACCCGGCGCGGCACCATGACGTACGCCCGCTTCGCGGCGGAGGCCGGGGCGCTGGCCCGCCACCTGCGCGCGCACGGCGTCGGCGTGGGCGATGCCGCGGCCCTGCTGCTGTACAACCGGACGGAGTATCTGACCTTCTTCTGGGCGTGCCTGGCCATCGGCGCCGCCCCGGTCGCGATCAACTACCGCTATCGGGCCGGCGAAGTGCGGGCGCTCCTGGAGGACAGCCATGCCAAGGTGCTCATCGCGCCGACCGCTCTCGGAGGCCTCGCGCAGGACGCCGCGGCGGGCATCGACCCGCCGGTTGCACTCATCTCGGTCGACGACGGCGGACCGGCCCTTGCCGGCGCCGTCGCCTATGCCGACATCGTCGCCGGCGGCGGCACGCTGCCGCCCGCGGCACCGCGGGGCGCGCACCTGCGCCTGTACACGGGTGGCACCACGGGCATGCCGAAGGCGGTCGTGTGGGAGATGGACACCCTGCTGGAGGCCCGTCGCCATTCGACGTGGGGCGTCATCGGCATCGAACCGCCGGCGGATCTGGCCGGCGCGGTGCGCGTTGCTATCGACCCCACCACGCCGCGCGTGGCGACCCTGCCACTGCCGCCCATGCTGCACGGCACCGCGCAGTCGATGTCGATGGGAACGCTCGCCCTCGGCGGCACGATCGTGCTGCACGACGAGGCCCACCTGGACCTCGCGGCAGCGCTGCACTTGGTGCACGAGCACCGGGTCACGCGGCTCGTGGTCGCCGGAGACGCGGTCGCGCTGCCGTTCGTCGAGGCGGTCGAGGCGGAGGGGCGGGGCCTGCCCCACGTGGACTCGATCTTCAGCTCCGGGATGCGATTCAGCGATGCGGTCAAGCGGCGGCTCCACGCGCAAGGCGACATCATGATCGTCGACCTGCTGGCCTCCAGCGAGGGCGGCCCGTTCGCGTTCGGCACCACGCGTTCGGCCGACGACCTGCCCGCGCGCTTCATGCTCACCCCGGGCACGGTGCTGCTGAGCGAGGACAACACCGAGATCCCCCTCGAGCCGGGGGCACTGGGGATCCTGGCCTTCCGCGGCGTGCTCCCGCGCGGTTACCACGGCGACCCGGAGAAGACCGCCCGCGCATTCCCGACGATCGGGGAGCATCGGTACGTGGTGCCGGGCGACTGGGCCCGCGCCCGCGGCGACGGATCGATCGAGCTGCTCGGGCGCCTGAGCGCCGTGGTCAACACGGGTGGCGAGAAGGTGTTCCCCGCCGAGGTCGAGGAGCAGCTGCTGGCACATCCGAGTGTCGCCGACGCGGTCGTCTTCGGCCTGCCGCACGAGCGCTTCGGCGAGGTGGTCAGCGCCATGATCGTGCCGGTGGAGGACACCGAGATCGATCTGGACGCGCTGGTGTCGCATCTGGACGAGCATCTGGCGGGATATAAGAAGCCGCGCCACTTCTTCATCCGGGCATCACTGGAGCGCAGCCCCACCGGGAAGGTGGAGCTCGCACGGGTCAAGGCAGACGCGTCCCGGGAGCGGGACGCATCCAGACAGGGGGCACGATGA
- a CDS encoding amidohydrolase family protein: protein MTIDLSTISAIDMHAHVHVDGSGRTASPPQLSAAMAAYFGSSEPPRTVEQTAQYYRERGMAAVVFTIDATTNLDHAPNSIDDLVAGAHRNGDVLIPFGSVDPLQGEAAVEEAQRQVGELGVSGFKFHPSVQGFDPSAEEFVPLWSAIEQLQVPVLVHTGQTGAGAGTPGGWGFRLALSNPMLLDDVAARHPDLQIIMAHPSVPWQDEAISIATHKLNTWIDLSGWSPKYFSPALVRAARTYLTHKMLFGTDLPALTPDRWLRDFDGLEFPEEARAMILKDNAARLLGLSS, encoded by the coding sequence ATGACCATCGACCTGAGCACGATCAGCGCCATCGACATGCACGCCCACGTGCACGTCGACGGCAGCGGACGCACCGCGTCGCCGCCGCAGCTGTCGGCCGCGATGGCGGCCTACTTCGGCAGCAGCGAGCCGCCCCGCACCGTCGAGCAGACGGCGCAGTACTACCGCGAACGCGGGATGGCCGCCGTGGTGTTCACGATCGACGCCACCACGAACCTCGACCACGCGCCCAACAGCATCGACGACCTCGTCGCCGGGGCCCACCGCAACGGCGATGTGCTCATCCCGTTCGGCAGCGTCGACCCCCTGCAGGGCGAAGCGGCCGTGGAGGAGGCGCAGCGGCAGGTCGGCGAGCTCGGCGTGAGCGGCTTCAAGTTCCACCCGTCGGTGCAGGGTTTCGATCCCTCCGCGGAGGAGTTCGTCCCGCTGTGGTCGGCGATCGAACAGCTGCAGGTGCCGGTCCTCGTCCACACCGGACAGACCGGGGCGGGGGCCGGAACCCCGGGTGGCTGGGGATTCCGGCTCGCGCTGTCGAACCCCATGCTGCTGGACGACGTCGCCGCGCGGCATCCCGATCTCCAGATCATCATGGCCCACCCCAGCGTCCCGTGGCAGGACGAGGCGATCTCCATCGCCACGCACAAGCTCAACACCTGGATCGACCTCTCCGGCTGGTCGCCCAAGTACTTCTCCCCCGCCCTCGTGCGGGCCGCACGCACCTACCTCACGCACAAGATGCTCTTCGGCACGGATCTGCCCGCCCTCACCCCCGACCGCTGGCTGCGGGATTTCGACGGCCTGGAGTTTCCGGAGGAGGCGCGCGCGATGATCCTGAAGGACAACGCCGCCCGCCTGCTGGGCCTGTCGTCGTGA
- a CDS encoding acyl-CoA dehydrogenase family protein — protein sequence MNAAAPVDLFGFAERLTPGEHDKLRQLRELLDARARPHLAQWWEDAHSPAHLRAELAALRLEDDPALLGEDGLPRAVYVGFRHFELARFDMSIGTLYGGQVGMFRTLVRSGGSAEQIARWDPRIPSFELTGCFALTEPGHGSDVAGGMETIATRDGEGWRISGHKRWIGNAALSEVMVVVARDAADGRAKAFLVPREAPGVTVSDITGKLALRMVRNGDIRLQDVRVPETDRLARIDSFADIAAILAQLRYVVAWNAAGLQAGAYEAALGYAMRRTQFGRPIAGFQLVQEKLARMLGNATATLAMAVRMTELRDAGRAEEVHAALTKGWVADRARETVALAREICGAEGIRVDTDVARFFADAEALYTFEGTHEMNALIVGRAITGLSAFTR from the coding sequence GTGAACGCAGCCGCGCCCGTGGACCTGTTCGGCTTCGCCGAACGGCTCACCCCGGGAGAGCACGACAAGCTGCGGCAGCTGCGCGAACTGCTCGACGCCCGCGCCCGGCCGCACCTGGCGCAGTGGTGGGAGGACGCACACAGCCCGGCACACCTCCGCGCCGAACTGGCCGCGCTCCGCCTGGAGGACGACCCCGCGCTGCTGGGCGAGGACGGCCTGCCGCGTGCGGTGTACGTCGGGTTCCGCCACTTCGAGCTGGCGCGCTTCGACATGTCCATCGGCACCCTGTACGGGGGCCAGGTCGGCATGTTCCGCACGCTCGTGCGCAGTGGCGGGTCGGCGGAGCAGATCGCACGGTGGGACCCCCGCATCCCCTCGTTCGAGCTGACCGGATGCTTCGCGCTCACCGAACCCGGTCACGGCTCGGACGTCGCCGGGGGCATGGAGACGATCGCCACACGCGACGGCGAGGGCTGGCGCATCAGCGGCCACAAGCGCTGGATCGGCAACGCCGCACTGTCGGAGGTCATGGTGGTCGTCGCCCGCGACGCCGCCGACGGACGAGCCAAGGCCTTCCTCGTCCCGCGGGAAGCGCCCGGGGTGACCGTGAGCGACATCACCGGCAAGCTCGCGCTGCGGATGGTGCGCAACGGCGACATCCGGCTCCAGGACGTGCGGGTGCCCGAGACCGACCGGCTCGCCCGCATCGACTCGTTCGCCGACATCGCGGCGATCCTCGCCCAGCTGCGTTACGTCGTCGCCTGGAATGCGGCGGGCCTGCAGGCCGGCGCGTACGAGGCGGCCCTGGGCTACGCGATGCGGCGGACCCAGTTCGGCCGGCCGATCGCGGGATTCCAGCTCGTGCAGGAGAAGCTGGCGCGGATGCTGGGGAACGCCACCGCCACTCTCGCGATGGCGGTGCGGATGACCGAGCTGCGCGATGCCGGCCGAGCCGAGGAGGTCCATGCCGCCCTCACCAAGGGCTGGGTCGCCGACCGGGCTCGCGAGACGGTGGCCCTCGCCCGCGAGATCTGCGGCGCGGAGGGGATCCGCGTCGACACCGACGTCGCCCGCTTCTTCGCCGACGCCGAGGCGCTGTACACCTTCGAGGGCACGCACGAGATGAACGCGCTGATCGTCGGGCGGGCCATCACCGGCCTCAGCGCATTCACGCGCTGA
- a CDS encoding IclR family transcriptional regulator produces the protein MTTARESTTADGARSLIDRAFAILGTFQGGRVRQSLSDISRRTGLPIATCHRIVGRLTEWGALERDGDGRYNIGLRLWEVASLAPRSVGLLRLARPYLLDLYETTGYASHLAIREGLELVSIERVQSPRRQVRRPLAGARYPLHATAIGLVLLSHAPDDVRAQVLAGPLPAFTPRTYTDPVLLDRLLGDIRRSGYAVSDRQIDDVHIGVAAPIHGVDGSVVAAVSLALTEQDVDGKNMIHLVRLTATSIGRALVAAGYGRPDS, from the coding sequence GTGACGACGGCGCGCGAGAGTACGACAGCGGACGGGGCGCGTTCGCTCATCGACCGGGCGTTCGCCATCCTCGGCACGTTCCAGGGCGGACGCGTGCGGCAGTCGCTCTCCGACATCTCGCGGCGCACGGGGCTGCCCATCGCCACGTGCCACCGCATCGTGGGCCGGCTCACCGAATGGGGGGCGCTGGAGCGGGACGGCGACGGGCGGTACAACATCGGGCTGCGGCTGTGGGAGGTCGCGTCGCTGGCACCCCGCTCGGTGGGGCTGCTGCGCCTGGCCCGCCCCTACCTCCTGGACCTGTACGAGACGACGGGGTACGCATCCCACCTCGCGATCCGGGAGGGCCTGGAGCTCGTCTCGATCGAACGGGTGCAGAGCCCGCGCAGGCAGGTGCGTCGGCCGCTGGCCGGAGCCCGCTACCCGCTGCATGCCACCGCGATCGGCCTCGTCCTGCTCTCGCACGCGCCCGACGACGTGCGCGCGCAGGTCCTGGCCGGCCCGCTGCCGGCCTTCACGCCTCGCACGTACACCGATCCGGTGCTGCTGGATCGGCTCCTCGGCGACATCCGGCGGAGCGGCTACGCCGTCAGCGACCGGCAGATCGACGACGTCCACATCGGCGTCGCAGCGCCCATCCACGGCGTGGACGGATCGGTCGTGGCCGCCGTCTCGCTGGCCCTGACCGAACAGGACGTGGACGGCAAGAACATGATCCACCTCGTGCGCCTGACGGCGACCTCCATCGGCCGCGCGCTCGTCGCCGCCGGATACGGCCGGCCCGACAGCTGA